From Humisphaera borealis, the proteins below share one genomic window:
- a CDS encoding M14 family zinc carboxypeptidase, translated as MKTFVRASWMIVFAALLGGPTHALAADLSISIDFPSGSGRVQEIDRATRAIRLEPTPHKGRGWSCWWFVKVAGIAPGETITLTVGPPPWATPDHAAYSIDGGKSWLQTGKGERTKTNITYRQKIDAPEALFAWGPPFTPDDAAALVKEIASKVDGRDGVKAEVFELCKSNEGRSTPAVRLTPPASTDGARSRGLFVCARQHAWESGGSWVGRGFADFLVSDAPAAVALRKRTIVYFVPIMDIDNVAIGAGGKNQDPHDHNRDWTDKPVFPAVAAAQAIIRTLDKAGTFDLFVDLHNPAANDLKPFFFVSEQDQLSDLGKANLNRFVAESVKQITGPMALDPKTRPSGPAYDKNWRAISKNWVGANTHPGVVALTLETSWNTPNSNIQGYKTVGGQLGAAIAAYLDKKD; from the coding sequence ATGAAAACGTTTGTCAGAGCGTCGTGGATGATCGTCTTCGCGGCCCTTCTCGGCGGTCCGACTCACGCTCTCGCCGCCGATCTGTCCATCTCGATCGACTTTCCCAGCGGCTCAGGCAGGGTGCAGGAGATCGACCGGGCGACACGAGCGATCCGCCTGGAGCCGACCCCCCACAAGGGGCGGGGATGGAGCTGCTGGTGGTTCGTGAAAGTCGCGGGAATCGCGCCCGGCGAAACAATCACCCTGACCGTCGGTCCGCCGCCCTGGGCAACACCGGACCACGCGGCGTACAGCATCGACGGCGGGAAGAGCTGGCTGCAAACCGGCAAGGGGGAACGGACCAAAACGAACATCACGTATCGCCAGAAGATTGACGCGCCCGAGGCGCTGTTCGCGTGGGGGCCGCCGTTCACGCCCGACGACGCCGCCGCACTGGTGAAGGAGATCGCATCGAAGGTCGACGGGCGCGACGGCGTGAAGGCCGAGGTGTTCGAGCTGTGCAAAAGCAACGAAGGCCGTAGCACACCCGCCGTGCGGTTGACGCCGCCGGCGTCCACTGATGGGGCAAGATCACGCGGCCTGTTCGTTTGTGCCAGGCAGCATGCGTGGGAATCGGGCGGCAGCTGGGTGGGGCGAGGCTTTGCGGATTTCCTGGTCTCCGATGCCCCGGCCGCCGTCGCGTTGCGGAAGCGAACGATCGTCTATTTCGTCCCCATCATGGACATCGACAATGTCGCGATCGGTGCCGGCGGCAAGAACCAGGACCCCCACGATCACAACCGCGACTGGACCGACAAGCCGGTCTTCCCCGCCGTCGCCGCGGCGCAGGCGATCATCCGCACGCTCGACAAGGCCGGCACCTTCGACCTGTTCGTTGATCTGCACAACCCTGCCGCCAACGACCTTAAACCGTTCTTTTTCGTCAGCGAGCAGGATCAGCTCAGCGATCTCGGCAAAGCCAACCTGAATCGGTTCGTGGCCGAGTCAGTGAAGCAGATCACCGGGCCGATGGCCCTGGATCCGAAGACCCGGCCGTCGGGCCCGGCGTATGACAAAAACTGGCGGGCGATCAGCAAAAACTGGGTCGGTGCCAACACCCACCCCGGCGTCGTCGCCCTGACGCTTGAGACGAGCTGGAACACGCCCAACAGCAACATTCAAGGCTACAAAACCGTCGGCGGTCAGCTCGGCGCGGCGATCGCGGCGTACCTGGACAAGAAGGACTAA
- the rpsD gene encoding 30S ribosomal protein S4, whose protein sequence is MGRYTGPKVRLSRRVGVPIADIPKHTGRELTLPGMHGYRGRRSTEYGVRLVEKQKLRFHYGMLEKQFRRFFSIAKKSKGNTGNTMMQLLETRLDNVCRRLGVGRTIWQTRQLVAHGHVLINGHKCDIPSAFVKPGDTITFRESTHKVIRETMEQVVGHQIPNWLDWNPGQLTGKINALPTAEDVPFEVNMNLIIEFYR, encoded by the coding sequence ATGGGCCGTTACACTGGACCGAAGGTCCGTCTCTCCCGTCGCGTCGGCGTTCCCATTGCCGACATCCCCAAGCACACAGGCCGCGAACTCACCCTTCCGGGCATGCACGGCTACCGCGGCCGTCGCAGCACGGAATACGGCGTTCGCCTGGTCGAGAAGCAGAAGCTCCGCTTCCACTACGGCATGCTCGAAAAGCAGTTCCGCCGGTTCTTCTCGATCGCCAAGAAGAGCAAGGGTAACACCGGTAACACGATGATGCAGTTGCTCGAGACCCGTCTCGACAACGTCTGCCGCCGCCTCGGCGTCGGCCGCACCATCTGGCAGACCCGCCAGCTCGTTGCCCATGGCCACGTGCTGATCAACGGCCACAAGTGCGACATCCCCAGCGCATTCGTGAAGCCCGGCGACACCATCACCTTCCGCGAAAGCACCCACAAGGTCATCCGCGAGACGATGGAACAGGTCGTTGGCCACCAGATCCCCAACTGGCTCGACTGGAACCCCGGCCAGCTCACCGGCAAGATCAATGCCCTGCCGACGGCCGAAGACGTGCCGTTCGAAGTGAACATGAACCTGATCATCGAATTCTACCGCTGA
- a CDS encoding Gfo/Idh/MocA family protein: MNITNIGIIGLGFMGRMHYDTYAKIPEAKVMAVCDSDPRRAAGDLSGGWGNIAGAGTQRLPMDRIKGYTSVADFLANPNLQVVDVCLPTPAHVDIVTAALNAGKHVVCEKPMALTSAEARQIADAAAGAKGLFMPAMCMRFWAEWIWLRDTIKNETYGKVKSAVFRRLGVVPQGWFRNGKLSGGGIVDLHIHDVDFIYSLFGTPTTVYANGYTGPTGELDHVAAQYRYETGPAAGAIIAAEGGWTQTDGFGFRMQYLVNFEKATADFDIGRKPTLQLFKDGKAETIETTGRDGYAGELTYFLECVRNGTKPTVVTAEDAVAGLKIVEAEKKSIETGMPQGV, from the coding sequence ATGAACATCACCAACATCGGCATCATCGGTCTCGGCTTCATGGGCCGCATGCACTACGACACCTACGCCAAGATCCCCGAAGCAAAGGTCATGGCGGTCTGCGACAGCGATCCCCGGCGGGCCGCGGGGGATCTGTCCGGCGGGTGGGGCAACATCGCCGGCGCCGGTACCCAGCGGCTGCCGATGGACCGCATCAAGGGGTACACCAGCGTCGCCGATTTCCTGGCCAACCCGAACCTGCAGGTGGTTGACGTCTGCCTGCCCACGCCGGCGCATGTGGACATCGTCACGGCGGCATTGAACGCCGGGAAGCATGTCGTCTGCGAGAAGCCGATGGCGCTGACCAGCGCCGAAGCCCGGCAGATTGCCGACGCCGCCGCGGGCGCCAAGGGGCTGTTCATGCCCGCGATGTGCATGCGGTTCTGGGCCGAATGGATCTGGCTGCGCGATACGATCAAGAACGAAACCTATGGCAAGGTGAAGAGCGCGGTTTTCCGTCGGCTCGGTGTCGTGCCCCAGGGTTGGTTCCGCAACGGCAAGCTGTCCGGCGGCGGGATTGTCGACCTGCACATCCACGACGTGGATTTCATCTACAGCCTGTTCGGTACGCCGACCACGGTCTATGCCAACGGCTACACCGGCCCGACGGGCGAGCTGGACCATGTCGCCGCGCAGTACCGCTACGAAACCGGCCCTGCGGCAGGGGCGATCATCGCCGCCGAGGGTGGCTGGACGCAGACCGACGGCTTCGGCTTCCGGATGCAGTACCTGGTAAATTTCGAAAAGGCGACGGCCGATTTCGACATCGGCCGCAAGCCGACCCTGCAACTGTTCAAGGACGGCAAGGCCGAGACGATCGAAACAACCGGCCGCGACGGCTATGCCGGCGAGCTGACGTACTTCCTGGAATGTGTCCGCAACGGCACCAAGCCCACCGTCGTCACTGCCGAAGACGCGGTGGCGGGATTGAAGATCGTGGAGGCCGAGAAGAAGAGTATCGAGACGGGAATGCCGCAGGGGGTGTAA
- a CDS encoding carbon starvation CstA family protein, protein MTAMPVLLVILSLMAIAYRYYSAFLAAKVAALDDSRVTPAERFNDGQNFHPTNKWVLFGHHFAAISGAGPLIGPVLAAQFGYMPGLVWIVVGVCLAGAAQDFMVLAMSTRRNGRSLAQIAYTDLGKVAGTAATAAILFILIIALGGLGKVVVKALGGEEVKYGGSTLILPAATVLDNAGETDGQYSYMVPAGSSLKWSGGTMVVKEKYVIASAKPLAVAADQSVLLPADAVRKVPGSAWGTFTIAATIPIALFVGLYMYKLRPGRVVEASLIGGAMTIGATVAGHWVANHEIGQYFNLSASGVTWSMAIYGFVAAVLPVWVLLAPRDYLSSFLKIGTIALLVVGVLVANPKLEAPALNHTFLSGGPIVKGTIFPFLFITIMCGAISGFHALVSSGTTPKMVQKESQTRMIGYGAMLIEGLVAVIALIAAASLSSSDYYAMNTELSEVPKYHDRILQVGGAHGVEEIGRYEELTQEALRGRTGGAVTLAVGMAHIFEQATKAFGTASQHVLDDLWKYWFHFAIMFEALFILTTIDAGTRIGRFLVQEALGKVSPKLGLSGGWLSGFLATGLVVCGWAWFLQSDSFSVIWKMFGIANQVLAVIALSVITAWLANEGRVKYIWVSVIPMLVIIITTTSSGAVMLSQLFTGIHTQINNPPADDRVKLILTYSFQALLILAMLGCAATVVISSLRRVMRVRAGEKFVIEVPGDTPAGVAH, encoded by the coding sequence ATGACGGCAATGCCGGTCCTGCTCGTGATTCTCAGCCTCATGGCGATCGCTTATCGCTACTACAGCGCGTTCCTGGCGGCGAAGGTCGCCGCGCTGGACGACAGCCGGGTTACGCCCGCCGAGCGGTTTAACGACGGGCAGAACTTCCATCCGACCAACAAGTGGGTGCTGTTCGGCCATCATTTTGCCGCCATCAGCGGCGCGGGGCCGCTCATCGGCCCGGTGCTGGCCGCCCAGTTCGGCTATATGCCGGGGCTGGTCTGGATTGTGGTCGGTGTGTGCCTGGCGGGCGCGGCGCAGGACTTCATGGTCCTTGCGATGAGCACCCGGCGTAACGGCCGCAGCCTCGCACAGATCGCTTACACCGACCTCGGCAAGGTCGCCGGGACGGCAGCCACGGCGGCGATCCTGTTCATCCTCATTATCGCGCTCGGCGGCCTGGGCAAAGTAGTCGTCAAGGCGCTGGGCGGCGAAGAAGTGAAGTACGGCGGCAGCACGCTCATCCTGCCTGCGGCGACAGTGCTGGATAACGCAGGCGAAACAGACGGCCAGTACTCGTACATGGTGCCGGCCGGTTCGAGCCTCAAATGGTCGGGCGGCACGATGGTCGTCAAGGAAAAGTATGTGATCGCCAGCGCAAAACCGCTGGCCGTCGCCGCCGATCAGTCGGTGTTGTTGCCCGCTGATGCCGTCCGCAAAGTGCCCGGCTCGGCATGGGGCACCTTCACGATCGCTGCGACCATCCCCATCGCGCTTTTCGTCGGCCTTTACATGTACAAGCTGCGGCCGGGCCGGGTGGTTGAGGCGTCGCTCATCGGCGGCGCGATGACCATCGGCGCCACCGTCGCCGGCCACTGGGTCGCCAATCATGAGATCGGCCAGTACTTCAACCTCAGTGCGTCTGGCGTGACCTGGTCGATGGCGATCTACGGCTTCGTCGCCGCGGTGCTGCCGGTCTGGGTGCTGCTCGCCCCGCGCGATTACCTTTCGAGCTTTCTGAAGATCGGCACGATCGCACTGCTGGTCGTCGGCGTGCTCGTGGCCAACCCCAAGCTCGAAGCACCCGCGTTAAACCACACGTTCCTCAGCGGCGGGCCGATCGTGAAGGGCACGATCTTCCCCTTCCTGTTCATCACGATCATGTGCGGGGCGATCAGCGGCTTCCACGCCCTGGTTTCCAGCGGCACCACGCCGAAGATGGTGCAGAAGGAAAGCCAGACGCGGATGATCGGCTACGGCGCGATGCTGATCGAGGGCCTGGTCGCCGTCATCGCACTGATCGCCGCCGCTTCGCTGTCGTCGAGCGACTACTACGCGATGAACACCGAGCTGTCGGAAGTGCCCAAGTACCACGACCGCATTCTGCAGGTGGGCGGCGCGCACGGCGTAGAAGAGATCGGCCGGTACGAAGAGCTGACGCAGGAGGCACTCCGCGGCCGCACAGGCGGCGCTGTGACGCTGGCTGTCGGCATGGCTCATATTTTCGAGCAGGCCACAAAGGCCTTCGGCACAGCAAGCCAGCACGTGCTCGACGACTTGTGGAAGTACTGGTTCCACTTCGCGATCATGTTCGAGGCGTTGTTCATATTGACGACGATCGACGCCGGCACACGCATCGGCAGGTTCCTCGTCCAGGAAGCGCTCGGCAAGGTCAGTCCGAAACTCGGACTGTCCGGCGGCTGGCTGTCGGGGTTCCTCGCGACGGGCCTGGTGGTCTGCGGCTGGGCCTGGTTCCTGCAGTCGGACAGCTTCTCGGTCATCTGGAAAATGTTCGGCATCGCCAATCAGGTGCTGGCGGTGATCGCGCTCAGCGTGATTACTGCCTGGCTCGCGAACGAAGGGCGGGTCAAGTACATCTGGGTCAGCGTGATCCCCATGTTGGTCATCATCATCACCACGACCTCGTCCGGCGCGGTCATGCTGAGCCAGTTGTTCACCGGCATTCACACGCAGATCAACAACCCGCCGGCCGATGACCGGGTCAAGCTGATCCTGACCTATTCGTTCCAGGCACTTTTGATTCTTGCGATGCTCGGGTGCGCCGCGACCGTGGTGATCAGCAGCCTGCGGCGCGTCATGCGAGTCCGGGCCGGTGAAAAGTTCGTCATCGAGGTTCCCGGCGACACACCGGCCGGTGTGGCACACTGA